From the Saimiri boliviensis isolate mSaiBol1 chromosome X, mSaiBol1.pri, whole genome shotgun sequence genome, one window contains:
- the IL9R gene encoding interleukin-9 receptor produces MGTWLLTYICVCTCVCSGVSVPGEGRGPRAGTFTCLTNNILRIDCHWSAPELAQGSSAWLLFTSNQAPGGTHKCMLQGSECTLLLPPEAVILPSDNFTITFHHCVFGREQVSLVDPRYLPRRHVKLDPPSDLQSNVSSGHCMLTWIISPALEPMTTLLSYELAFKKQEEAWERAQHRDHIVGVTWLILEAFELDPGFIHEARLRVQMAMMEDDVAEEERYAGQWSEWSQPVCFQAPQRQGPLIPPLGRPDNILIAVSVFLLLTGLIYLLFKLSPRVKRTFYRNVPSPAAFFQPLYSMHNGNFQTWMGVHRTGVLLNQDSAGTSRGALEPSVQEAIALLTCGPLYPWKSVFLEEEQENTGTSVLGNLTSEDVLPAGCTEWRAQPLAYLPQEDWTPMSPTRPAPPNSEGGSSSSDYCGVLDCYRGCHPSTLPRNMQSSGPIPTMARGLSCEHQGLETQQGGAWMLAGHCQRPGLHEDLQGMLLPPVFNKPRSWTF; encoded by the exons ATGGGCACCTGGCTCCTAACCTACATCTGCGTCTGCACCTGTGTCTGCTCAGGAGTCTCCGTCCCAGGGGAAGGACGAG GGCCAAGGGCTGGAACCTTCACCTGCCTCACCAACAACATCCTCAGGATCGATTGCCACTGGTCTGCCCCAGAGCTGGCCCAGGGCTCCAGCGCCTGGCTCCTCTTCACCAG CAACCAGGCACCTGGCGGCACACATAAGTGCATGTTGCAGGGCAGTGAGTGCACTCTACTGCTGCCACCCGAGGCGGTGATCCTGCCATCTGACAATTTCACCATCACTTTCCACCACTGCGTGTTTGGGAGGGAGCAGGTCAGCCTGGTGGACCCGCGGTACCTGCCCCGGAGACACG TTAAGCTGGATCCACCCTCTGACTTGCAGAGCAATGTCAGCTCTGGCCACTGCATGCTGACCTGGATCATCAGTCCTGCCTTGGAGCCAATGACCACACTTCTCAGCTATGAGCTGGCCTTCAAGAAGCAGGAAGAGGCCTGGGAG CGGGCCCAGCACAGGGATCACATTGTTGGGGTGACCTGGCTTATACTTGAAGCCTTTGAGCTGGACCCTGGCTTTATTCATGAGGCCAGGCTACGTGTCCAGATGGCCATGATGGAGGATGATGTGGCGGAGGAGGAACGTTATGCAGGCCAGTGGAGCGAGTGGAGCCAGCCTGTGTGCTTCCAGGCTCCCCAGAGACAAG GCCCTCTCATCCCACCCTTGGGGCGCCCAGACAACATCCTTATTGCTGTGTCTGTCTTTCTCCTGCTGACTGGCCTGATCTACCTTCTGTTCAAGCTGTCACCCAG ggtGAAGAGAACCTTCTACCGGAACGTGCCCTCTCCAGCGGCATTCTTCCAGCCCCTCTACAGTATGCACAATGGGAACTTCCAG ACTTGGATGGGGGTCCACAGGACCGGCGTGCTGCTGAACCAAGACTCTGCTGGCACCTCACGAGGAGCCTTGGAACCCAGTGTCCAGGAGGCCATTGCACTGCTCACCTGTGGCCCACTGTATCCTTGGAAATCTGTGttcctggaggaggagcaggagaacACCGGGACCAGCGTCCTGGGGAACCTGACCTCAGAGGATGTGCTGCCAGCAGGGTGTACGGAGTGGAGGGCACAGCCGCTTGCCTATCTGCCACAGGAGGACTGGACCCCCATGTCCCCCACCAGGCCAGCTCCCCCAAACTCAGagggcggcagcagcagcagtgactACTGTGGTGTCTTGGACTGCTACAGGGGATGCCACCCCTCAACCCTCCCTAGAAACATGCAGAGCTCTGGGCCCATCCCAACCATGGCCCGTGGCCTTTCCTGTGAGCATCAGGGCCTGGAGACCCAGCAAGGAGGTGCCTGGATGCTGGCTGGTCACTGCCAGAGGCCCGGGCTGCATGAGGACCTCCAGGGCATGTTGCTCCCTCCTGTCTTCAACAAGCCTCGGTCCTGGACATTCTAG